Proteins encoded in a region of the Podospora pseudopauciseta strain CBS 411.78 chromosome 6, whole genome shotgun sequence genome:
- a CDS encoding hypothetical protein (EggNog:ENOG503PES1), protein MTGISQFRSNARRGKLDASFRLPGILRVFNTDIKKSVLLALIFSAKLNHIQGLQLRHLGKMKPFSSVSTLLPLALLAGKTLAVGCAQHTFGVCQDNIVHWYDPDDGQICDPHDCGGGRAPPRKDVPGCAFYTGTETLRTEASYMPCFTAGKLVLTTEGPTATGSSSVPLVTTLTTSTSAVITDGPSVGDEEEVTTPITTTATGNGGSVVGAGGSLVRVFAGAVFGVVAFV, encoded by the exons ATGACAGGGATTAGCCAGTTTAGATCCAACGCT CGAAGGGGCAAGCTAGACGCCTCGTTCCGCCTCCCAGGAATCCTTCGAGTCTTCAACACGGATATAAAAAAAagcgtcctcctcgccctcatcTTCTCGGCAAAGCTGAACCATATCCAAGGGCTACAGCTTCGACATCTAGGAAAAATGAagcccttctcctccgtGTCAACCTTGCTTCCATTAGCGCTCCTCGCGGGCAAGACTCTCGCTGTTGGCTGCGCCCAACACACCTTCGGCGTATGCCAAGACAACATCGTCCACTGGTACGACCCCGACGACGGTCAAATCTGCGACCCTCACGACTGCGGCGGTGGCCGCGCCCCCCCTAGAAAAGATGTTCCCGGTTGCGCTTTCTACACCGGCACCGAAACCCTCAGGACAGAGGCTTCCTACATGCCGTGCTTCACCGCTGGGAAGCTTGTCCTCACCACGGAGGGGCCGACT GCTACTGGGAGTAGCTCAGTTCCTTTGGTGACGACATTGACGACTTCTACGTCGGCGGTGATTACTGATGGGCCGAGtgttggggatgaggaggaggttacTACACCGAttacgacgacggcgacggggAATGGTGGGAGTGTTGTCGGGGCTGGTGGTTCACTGGTGCGGGTCTTTGCTGGGGCGGTGTTTGGCGTTGTTGCGTTTGTTtaa
- a CDS encoding hypothetical protein (EggNog:ENOG503PGB2), with protein sequence MPCSTCFTSGTPCIMAPESSRCAECVRRKIPCDGSDVGSALTRTMEEQDRLEPYPGKTNTPLLRAREERLFARGIQEEDAQVAQSAAAAPPASSPGAPARPDAAQDTVPWSPHVPDPSLGLNWPSDLSFDPSVVGPSFLATLDTASGAPSTSQGA encoded by the exons ATGCCGTGTTCTACCTGTTTTACCTCCGGGACCCCTTGCATCATGGCTCCCGAGTCCTCACGGTGCGCCGAGTGCGTGCGCCGTAAGATTCCATGTGACGGGTCTGATGTTGGCTCCGCCC TGACCCGAACGATGGAAGAGCAGGATAGGCTCGAGC CTTATCCGGGTAAAACGAACACGCCGCTCCTCCGTGCTCGCGAGGAGCGTCTCTTCGCGCGGGGTAtccaggaggaggatgcccaGGTGGCACAGTCTGCCGCTGCGGCGCCCCCTGCTTCTTCGCCGGGTGCTCCTGCGCGGCCGGACGCCGCTCAGGATACCGTTCCGTGGTCTCCTCACGTCCCGGACCCTTCCTTAGGCCTTAACTGGCCTTCCGATCTTTCCTTCGATCCTAGCGTGGTtggtccttccttcctcgctACGTTAGATACCGCCAGTGGTGCGCCTTCCACTTCCCAAGGTGCCTAA